In the genome of Myxococcus stipitatus, one region contains:
- a CDS encoding chemotaxis protein CheW, whose protein sequence is MAGSRGIDWDEVRARLAALEASREAEGTLTPEAQAALLDARARSLSRPPAPEVAPGTLREMIRFRAGGQLYALESRFVLEVIRSTDVVPLPGAPPALRGLTLLRGEVLPVVELAPLFGREPVDSTGPLLVLGMGRAELGVRTEEVQEVTQVSSQELLPAPVALAETAGALVFAADRAGTLLLEGEALLGDSRLVFDLSDEGVA, encoded by the coding sequence ATGGCGGGCTCGCGTGGCATCGACTGGGATGAGGTGCGGGCGCGACTGGCCGCGCTCGAGGCCTCGCGCGAGGCGGAAGGCACGCTGACGCCCGAGGCCCAGGCCGCGCTGCTGGATGCGCGGGCCCGCTCGCTGAGCCGGCCTCCCGCCCCCGAGGTCGCCCCCGGCACCCTGCGCGAGATGATTCGCTTCCGCGCGGGCGGACAGCTCTACGCCCTGGAGTCCCGCTTCGTGCTGGAGGTCATCCGCTCGACAGACGTGGTGCCACTGCCGGGGGCGCCTCCCGCGCTGCGCGGGCTCACGCTCCTGCGCGGAGAGGTCCTCCCCGTCGTGGAGCTGGCGCCGCTGTTCGGCCGGGAGCCGGTGGACAGCACGGGGCCGCTGCTCGTGCTGGGCATGGGACGCGCCGAGCTGGGCGTGCGCACCGAAGAAGTCCAGGAGGTCACCCAGGTGTCGAGCCAGGAACTGTTGCCCGCGCCGGTGGCGCTGGCGGAGACCGCGGGGGCGCTGGTGTTCGCCGCCGACAGAGCGGGAACGCTGCTGCTGGAGGGAGAGGCCCTGCTGGGTGACAGTCGCCTCGTGTTCGACCTGTCCGACGAGGGCGTCGCATGA
- a CDS encoding chemotaxis protein CheW, giving the protein MGPAPREVLLFTLEGQRYGLPTEDVWELHRAARLTPLPRAPDVIEGLLNLHGRLLPVLDLRRRFRHPPKPLSPSDHFIVAQAGPRRIALRVDRAEGLRVLAPGEWDTSPRELPGVGYVSGVAKLEDGLVLVHDLRGFLSEAEALELDSALTASSEQP; this is encoded by the coding sequence ATGGGGCCCGCTCCGCGAGAGGTGCTGCTCTTCACCCTGGAAGGCCAGCGCTACGGCCTCCCCACGGAGGACGTGTGGGAGCTGCATCGCGCCGCGCGCCTGACTCCGCTGCCTCGCGCGCCCGACGTCATTGAAGGACTGCTCAACCTGCACGGTCGCTTGCTGCCCGTGCTGGACCTGCGCCGCCGCTTCCGCCACCCGCCGAAGCCGCTGTCCCCCTCCGACCACTTCATCGTCGCCCAGGCGGGGCCTCGGCGGATTGCCCTGCGCGTGGACCGCGCCGAGGGCCTGCGCGTGCTCGCCCCCGGAGAATGGGACACCTCGCCGCGTGAGCTGCCCGGCGTGGGCTACGTGTCCGGCGTCGCCAAGCTGGAGGACGGGCTGGTGCTGGTCCACGACCTGCGCGGCTTCCTCTCCGAGGCCGAGGCGCTGGAGCTGGACTCGGCGCTCACCGCCTCATCGGAGCAGCCGTGA
- the cheB gene encoding chemotaxis-specific protein-glutamate methyltransferase CheB, translating to MTTRTEPMRIVVAEDSPTARRLLVEILRADPGLTVVGEARDGVEAVELTQRLRPHLVTMDIQMPRMDGLEATRRIMTEAPTPIVVVSTLVERDIQTSMTALRAGALAVLQKPVGPESPDFDAESRRLRDTLKAMAEVKVVRRWPDRSPSPTSPARPLARKDIPPRAAVVALAASTGGPAALFQLLSELPPDFPAPLLVVQHIAIGFSQGLASWLATAGPLPVQVAEEGTLLLPGHVYLAPDDRHLGVLDGRAQVSKAAPVHGFRPSATWLFRSVARSHGREALAVVLTGMGQDGLEGIRELRDAGGRVLAQDEASSVVFGMPGVVVGAGLANEVVSLTDLPARLSLAVWASTQPS from the coding sequence ATGACGACGAGGACCGAACCCATGCGCATCGTGGTGGCCGAGGACTCCCCCACCGCCCGCCGTCTCCTGGTGGAAATCCTCCGCGCCGACCCGGGCCTCACCGTGGTGGGCGAAGCCCGCGACGGCGTGGAGGCCGTGGAGCTCACCCAACGACTGCGGCCCCACCTGGTGACCATGGACATCCAGATGCCGCGCATGGATGGACTCGAGGCCACCCGCCGCATCATGACCGAGGCCCCCACGCCCATCGTCGTCGTGTCGACACTGGTGGAGCGCGACATCCAGACCTCCATGACCGCGCTGCGCGCCGGAGCGCTCGCCGTCCTCCAGAAGCCCGTGGGCCCGGAGTCCCCGGACTTCGACGCGGAGAGCCGCCGCCTGCGCGACACCCTCAAGGCCATGGCCGAGGTGAAGGTCGTCCGGCGCTGGCCGGACCGAAGCCCCTCGCCCACCTCGCCCGCACGTCCCCTCGCGCGCAAGGACATCCCCCCGCGCGCCGCGGTGGTCGCCCTGGCCGCCTCCACCGGAGGCCCCGCCGCCCTCTTCCAGCTCCTCTCGGAGCTCCCCCCCGACTTCCCCGCGCCGCTGCTCGTGGTGCAGCACATCGCTATCGGCTTCAGCCAGGGCCTGGCCTCCTGGCTGGCCACCGCGGGCCCGCTCCCCGTGCAGGTCGCGGAGGAAGGGACGCTGCTCCTGCCGGGCCACGTCTACCTCGCGCCCGACGACAGACACCTGGGCGTCCTGGATGGACGGGCCCAGGTCTCCAAGGCCGCGCCCGTCCACGGCTTCCGTCCCTCGGCGACGTGGCTGTTCCGTTCCGTGGCGCGCTCCCACGGCCGCGAGGCCCTGGCCGTGGTCCTCACCGGCATGGGCCAGGATGGACTGGAGGGCATCCGCGAGCTGCGCGACGCCGGAGGCCGCGTGTTGGCGCAGGACGAGGCCTCCTCCGTCGTCTTCGGCATGCCCGGAGTCGTGGTGGGCGCGGGCCTGGCCAACGAGGTCGTCTCGCTGACGGACCTGCCCGCGCGCCTGTCGCTCGCCGTATGGGCAAGCACACAGCCGTCCTGA
- a CDS encoding protein-glutamate O-methyltransferase CheR: protein MRLGPWSHEGFPSILALVEERAGLAPPSCPASAEEGISRAMARAGVTDFDAYRMHIDADPAAMDDLLTELTIGETYFFRTPEHFEYLRRAILPALREQQGAGYNARLWSAGCSSGEEAYSMAALLMSEGWGNNMAVFATDVSRTALARARRAHYGEWSLRGPWAERMRAYLRPEGRQYVLSPEVKQHVRFSYLNLALDTWPSPDSGIWRLDVIFCRNVLIYFNNFTIEGVARRLHASLREGGMLFTGPSDPPLGGLAPLEPVLTEWGVLYRRLPHGTTVSVPDVLSPGEPMSPRPPVAPVPAPPVAPVSVRPPVVAPPRAPEKKPVAAPEAAPRRPSPVELGAARAALERGDWHEAATRMGALDTNPETAATAVRAIANLDIQAAIYASGEAASRHPLVPDLRYLEALLLLGQGRLPDAERSVRQALYLEPTLAVAWLVLGRVLNRLGDTSGALKALREAEVLCDALPADSLPPLAEGERASDLGRAARDERIRLELTLVEGKAP from the coding sequence GTGAGACTCGGGCCCTGGAGCCATGAGGGCTTCCCCTCCATCCTCGCGCTCGTCGAGGAGCGCGCGGGGCTGGCTCCGCCCAGCTGCCCCGCCTCCGCCGAGGAAGGCATCTCCCGCGCCATGGCTCGCGCCGGGGTCACCGACTTCGACGCGTATCGCATGCACATCGACGCCGACCCGGCGGCGATGGATGACCTGCTCACCGAGCTCACCATCGGCGAGACGTACTTCTTCCGCACCCCCGAGCACTTCGAGTACCTGCGCCGCGCCATCCTCCCCGCCCTCCGCGAGCAGCAAGGCGCCGGCTACAACGCGCGGCTGTGGAGCGCGGGGTGTTCGTCCGGCGAGGAGGCCTACTCCATGGCCGCCCTGCTGATGAGCGAGGGCTGGGGCAACAACATGGCGGTGTTCGCCACCGACGTGTCTCGCACCGCGCTCGCCCGGGCTCGCCGCGCCCACTATGGCGAGTGGTCCCTGCGAGGCCCCTGGGCCGAGCGCATGCGCGCCTACCTCCGCCCCGAGGGACGACAGTACGTGCTGTCCCCCGAGGTGAAGCAGCACGTGCGCTTCAGCTACCTGAACCTCGCGCTCGACACGTGGCCTTCGCCGGACTCCGGCATCTGGAGGCTCGACGTCATCTTCTGTCGGAACGTGCTCATCTACTTCAACAACTTCACCATCGAGGGCGTGGCTCGCCGACTCCATGCCTCGCTGCGTGAAGGGGGGATGCTGTTCACGGGCCCCTCGGACCCACCGCTCGGAGGACTCGCTCCGCTGGAGCCCGTCCTCACCGAGTGGGGCGTGCTCTATCGGCGCCTGCCGCACGGCACCACCGTGTCGGTCCCCGATGTCCTGTCCCCAGGTGAGCCCATGAGCCCTCGCCCGCCGGTGGCGCCTGTCCCTGCTCCACCCGTCGCGCCCGTGAGCGTCCGTCCTCCGGTGGTCGCTCCGCCGCGTGCTCCCGAGAAGAAGCCCGTGGCGGCTCCGGAAGCCGCTCCTCGGCGGCCGAGTCCCGTCGAGCTGGGCGCGGCGCGCGCGGCGCTGGAGCGAGGCGACTGGCACGAAGCCGCGACCCGGATGGGCGCGCTGGATACGAACCCGGAGACGGCCGCCACCGCCGTGCGCGCCATCGCGAACCTGGACATCCAAGCCGCCATCTACGCCAGCGGAGAGGCGGCTTCTCGCCATCCCCTGGTGCCCGACCTGCGCTACCTGGAGGCCCTGCTCCTGCTGGGACAGGGGCGGCTCCCCGACGCGGAGCGCTCCGTCCGTCAGGCGCTGTACCTGGAGCCGACGCTCGCCGTGGCGTGGTTGGTGCTGGGTCGGGTGTTGAATCGGCTCGGTGATACCTCGGGCGCGCTCAAGGCCCTGCGCGAAGCGGAGGTCCTCTGTGATGCCCTGCCCGCGGATTCGCTCCCGCCGCTCGCGGAAGGAGAGCGCGCGAGCGACCTCGGCCGCGCGGCGCGTGACGAGCGCATCCGGCTGGAGCTCACGCTGGTCGAAGGCAAGGCTCCGTGA
- a CDS encoding hybrid sensor histidine kinase/response regulator: MDRDRLAQALLATFLEELEGHVASLNRDLLALEREQEPTRSGELVASLLRTLHSVKGAARAASALLVETACHRLEEVLEPLRDGRGGTPELFELCFTAVDALDDAGRRLATKQELTGSPLENMLPELQRAADAALGLPSTPGAAPSQGAEEPSQTHEPSDAREVQPPSPESSPTKAPDSGSMGPPAPPPTRAASSSGPPSSEPVSNGPTVQETTLPVRVSAQKLDALLARSGELRVAALRLEGRTDALETIREELARVRDAVHGTEGEAALRRAETELARVTRDLSADRRALDGVATGMDDEVRRARTLPFLEGLSGLERAARDVARSEGKKVRLDILGGSLELDRSLLQSLREPLLHLVRNAVAHGLESPEDRLHAGKPDEGRVTLSARLHGSRVEVTVEDDGRGLDLAALRARALAQGLDVPEDDEDVARLAFHSGLSTSPRITEVAGRGVGLDVVRAEVEALRGTVEVSTQPRQGTRFTLDVPLTLSTLRVLLVSAGGQILALASEGVARLVRLSPDEVREIEGRPTWVSQDALIPLAALADVLGFPAGPARQRRGAVVLAAGTARAALVVDDVLAEQEALVRALGPRVRRARHVSAAAVLPDGRLSLLLNPASLVRAAGGRPASALFPTPAAKRKRRRIILADDSPTTRALEQSILEGAGYDVLPCADGAEAWERLQAGGADAMVLDVEMPRMDGVTLTETIRAAPRFARLPVVLVTARGRPEDKARGLKAGASAYLVKSAFDPSSLLEALRRLL; encoded by the coding sequence ATGGACCGCGACAGGCTGGCGCAGGCGCTGCTCGCCACGTTCCTCGAGGAGTTGGAGGGGCATGTGGCGTCGCTCAACCGCGACCTGCTCGCGCTGGAGCGGGAGCAGGAGCCGACGCGCTCGGGGGAGCTGGTGGCGTCGCTGCTGCGCACGCTGCACAGCGTGAAGGGGGCGGCGCGGGCGGCGAGTGCGTTGCTGGTGGAGACGGCGTGTCACCGGCTGGAGGAGGTGCTGGAGCCGCTGCGCGATGGGCGTGGTGGGACGCCGGAGCTGTTCGAGCTGTGTTTCACCGCGGTGGATGCGCTGGACGATGCGGGGCGGAGGCTCGCGACGAAGCAGGAGCTGACGGGCTCGCCGCTGGAGAACATGCTGCCGGAGCTGCAACGGGCCGCGGATGCGGCGCTCGGGCTGCCGTCGACTCCGGGTGCTGCTCCTTCCCAAGGCGCGGAGGAACCCTCACAAACCCACGAGCCTTCGGACGCGCGTGAGGTGCAGCCACCTTCTCCCGAGTCATCACCCACGAAGGCCCCCGACTCGGGCTCGATGGGCCCCCCTGCTCCACCCCCCACTCGCGCGGCGAGTTCCTCGGGCCCTCCGTCCTCGGAGCCCGTGTCCAACGGGCCCACAGTCCAGGAGACAACCCTCCCCGTTCGCGTCTCCGCGCAGAAGCTCGACGCCCTCCTCGCGCGCAGTGGCGAGCTGCGCGTCGCCGCGCTCCGACTCGAAGGACGGACCGACGCGCTGGAGACCATCCGCGAGGAGCTGGCCCGCGTCCGCGACGCCGTCCACGGCACCGAAGGCGAAGCCGCGCTCCGCCGCGCGGAGACCGAGCTCGCACGCGTGACCCGCGACCTCTCCGCCGACCGAAGAGCCCTCGACGGCGTCGCCACCGGCATGGATGACGAGGTCCGCCGCGCCCGCACCCTCCCCTTCCTCGAAGGTCTCTCCGGCCTCGAACGCGCCGCACGCGACGTCGCCCGCTCCGAGGGCAAGAAGGTCCGCCTCGACATCCTCGGCGGCTCCCTCGAGCTCGACCGCTCCCTCCTCCAATCCCTGCGCGAACCCCTCCTCCACCTCGTCCGCAACGCCGTTGCCCACGGCCTCGAATCCCCCGAGGACCGCCTCCACGCCGGCAAGCCCGACGAAGGCCGCGTCACCCTCTCCGCGCGCCTTCACGGCAGCCGCGTCGAAGTCACCGTGGAGGACGACGGCCGAGGGCTCGACCTCGCCGCCCTCCGCGCACGCGCCCTCGCCCAGGGCCTCGACGTCCCCGAGGACGACGAGGACGTCGCCCGCCTCGCCTTCCACTCCGGCCTCTCCACCTCCCCCCGCATCACCGAAGTCGCCGGCAGAGGCGTCGGCCTCGACGTCGTCCGCGCCGAGGTCGAGGCCCTCCGAGGCACCGTCGAGGTCTCCACCCAACCCAGACAAGGCACCCGCTTCACGCTCGACGTCCCCCTCACCCTCAGCACCCTGCGCGTCCTCCTCGTGTCCGCCGGAGGACAAATCCTCGCCCTCGCCAGCGAAGGCGTCGCACGGCTCGTCCGCCTCTCCCCCGACGAGGTCCGCGAAATCGAAGGACGCCCCACCTGGGTGTCCCAGGATGCGCTCATCCCCCTCGCCGCCCTGGCGGATGTCCTCGGCTTCCCCGCCGGCCCCGCCCGACAACGCCGAGGCGCCGTCGTCCTCGCCGCCGGCACCGCGCGCGCCGCGCTCGTCGTGGACGACGTGCTGGCCGAACAGGAGGCCCTCGTCCGCGCGCTCGGCCCTCGCGTCCGCCGCGCCCGCCATGTGTCCGCGGCGGCGGTGCTGCCAGACGGACGCCTGTCCCTGCTCCTCAACCCCGCCTCCCTGGTGCGCGCCGCGGGCGGGCGTCCGGCCTCGGCGCTGTTCCCCACCCCGGCGGCGAAGCGGAAGCGGCGGCGCATCATCCTGGCGGACGACTCGCCCACCACCCGCGCGCTGGAGCAGAGCATCCTGGAGGGCGCGGGCTACGACGTGCTGCCTTGCGCGGACGGCGCCGAGGCCTGGGAGCGCCTCCAGGCGGGCGGCGCCGACGCCATGGTCCTCGACGTGGAGATGCCACGCATGGACGGCGTCACCCTCACGGAGACCATCCGAGCCGCACCCCGCTTCGCCCGGCTCCCCGTGGTGCTCGTCACCGCCCGAGGCCGCCCCGAGGACAAGGCCCGCGGGCTGAAAGCCGGGGCCAGTGCCTATCTTGTGAAGAGCGCATTCGACCCGAGCAGCCTGCTGGAGGCCCTGAGACGACTCCTATGA
- a CDS encoding potassium/proton antiporter codes for MLTTEPLPTAFLLTVCGALLALSVLFSRASGRFGIPVALLFLGVGMAAGSDGPGGIDFDNYGFAFRLGTVALVLILFDGGLNTPLSAIHSALKPAAVLATVGVILTAALMGAAAHFLFDFSWTQALLLGAIVSSTDAAAVFSVLRGSGLHLKRRVGTTLELESGLNDPMAVILTTGLTHTLASGKPPGWELATEALVQMLVGTGLGLAIGYGARHLLKRLRLRVAGLYPVMTLALAFLAFGLPTLLHGSGFLAVYIVGILLGNETIRYRTGLLRVHDALAWLSQVLMFLVLGLLVYPRNLVEVAGVGLGMGLILAFVARPIAVLLCLAPFRFPLGEIVYTGWVGLRGAVPIILATFPVLSNTAGSRDIFNIVFFIVVVNGLVPGATVPWVTRKLGLAARVPEPPQAVLEIASTQLLKGELSSFYIDKASAVTGERLADLPFPPGSAAMLLVRGQELLAPKGDTVFQPGDHVYVFGHAEDLPLLRLLFGQQEDE; via the coding sequence ATGCTCACCACGGAGCCCCTCCCCACCGCCTTCCTGCTCACCGTCTGCGGCGCGCTGCTCGCGTTGAGCGTGCTGTTCAGCCGGGCCTCCGGGCGCTTCGGCATCCCCGTCGCGCTCTTGTTCCTGGGCGTGGGCATGGCGGCGGGCTCGGACGGGCCCGGCGGCATCGACTTCGACAACTACGGCTTCGCCTTCCGGCTGGGCACGGTGGCGCTGGTGCTCATCCTGTTCGACGGGGGCCTCAACACGCCGCTGTCCGCCATCCACTCCGCGCTGAAGCCCGCGGCGGTGCTGGCGACGGTGGGGGTCATCCTCACCGCCGCGTTGATGGGCGCGGCGGCGCACTTCCTCTTCGACTTCAGCTGGACGCAGGCGCTGCTGCTGGGCGCCATCGTCTCCTCCACGGACGCGGCGGCGGTGTTCTCCGTGCTGCGAGGCAGCGGGCTGCACCTGAAGCGCCGGGTGGGCACCACGCTGGAGCTGGAGTCGGGGCTCAACGACCCGATGGCCGTCATCCTCACCACGGGCCTCACGCACACCCTGGCGAGCGGGAAGCCGCCGGGGTGGGAGCTGGCGACGGAGGCGCTGGTGCAGATGTTGGTGGGCACGGGCCTGGGCCTGGCCATCGGCTATGGCGCGCGCCACCTGCTCAAGCGGCTGCGGCTGCGCGTGGCGGGGCTCTACCCGGTGATGACGCTGGCCCTGGCGTTCCTGGCCTTCGGGCTGCCCACGCTCCTGCACGGCAGCGGCTTTCTCGCCGTGTACATCGTGGGAATCCTGCTGGGCAACGAGACCATCCGCTACCGCACGGGCCTGCTGCGCGTGCACGACGCGCTGGCGTGGCTGTCGCAGGTGTTGATGTTCCTGGTGCTGGGGTTGCTGGTGTATCCGCGCAACCTGGTGGAGGTGGCGGGCGTGGGGCTGGGCATGGGCCTCATCCTCGCCTTCGTGGCGCGGCCCATCGCAGTGCTGCTGTGCCTGGCGCCCTTCCGCTTCCCGCTGGGGGAGATTGTCTACACGGGCTGGGTGGGCCTGCGCGGCGCGGTACCCATCATCCTGGCCACCTTCCCCGTGCTGTCGAACACGGCGGGCTCCCGGGACATCTTCAACATCGTGTTCTTCATCGTGGTGGTGAACGGGCTGGTTCCCGGCGCCACCGTGCCGTGGGTGACGCGCAAGCTGGGCCTCGCGGCGCGGGTGCCCGAGCCGCCGCAGGCCGTGCTCGAAATCGCCTCCACCCAGCTCCTCAAGGGCGAGCTGAGCTCGTTCTATATCGACAAGGCCTCCGCGGTGACGGGCGAGCGGCTGGCGGACCTGCCCTTCCCTCCGGGCTCCGCGGCGATGTTGCTGGTGCGAGGCCAGGAGCTGCTCGCGCCCAAGGGCGACACCGTGTTCCAGCCAGGGGACCACGTGTATGTCTTTGGCCACGCGGAGGACCTGCCGCTCCTGCGACTCCTGTTCGGCCAGCAGGAGGACGAGTAG
- a CDS encoding methyl-accepting chemotaxis protein, giving the protein MNIGNRIAVGFGLSLLVLLVLATVSFQGARQLTETTQGLLKAHENFRLVRELRALLIDAETGQRGFLLTGEEPYLEPYQQALSTLRQDQNLLRDALAAYPDQRNRLVRLEPLIVSRLALLEEGIRLRRQGGLEAALPVIRSNRGKDLMDQIRDVINEMLADEQERWTEHADEARSTALQIKWVLSVCTVLGVLIVAVGSYLVTRSITAPLRQLVVGAEQLGLGHSNHRIQLKSRDEMAELARAFNEMAERRQQAEAHIAKQSEQRDHTLRTVAEFVNQLASTSAEILASTTEQVAGAQEQGSAVTETVSTIEEITKTSEEAAGRARDVSNSARHAEEVGRAGRRSVEEAVTSMSVLREQVESIASRILALAEQAQAIGDIITTVNDISEQTHMLALNASIEASRAGENGRGFAVVATEVKALADQSKKATGQVRQILGQIQKATHGAVMTTEEGTKSVASTTRIVSEAGATIQALSDLLAQASLTAAQIAASANQQATGIAQIRQAMHDVNQATQQGLMSARQTERAMQDINGMGQKLKNLLDEYGR; this is encoded by the coding sequence ATGAACATCGGCAACCGCATCGCGGTCGGCTTCGGACTCTCATTGCTCGTGCTGCTGGTCCTGGCGACCGTCTCGTTCCAGGGCGCGCGGCAGCTCACGGAGACGACGCAAGGACTGCTCAAGGCCCATGAGAACTTCCGGCTGGTCCGCGAGCTGCGCGCGCTGCTCATCGACGCGGAGACCGGTCAGCGGGGCTTCCTCCTCACGGGCGAGGAGCCCTACCTGGAGCCCTACCAGCAGGCCCTCTCCACGCTCCGGCAGGACCAGAACCTCTTGCGCGACGCGCTGGCGGCCTACCCCGACCAGCGCAACCGCCTGGTGCGTCTGGAGCCGCTCATCGTGAGCCGGTTGGCGTTGCTCGAGGAGGGCATCCGCCTGCGCCGCCAGGGGGGACTGGAGGCCGCGCTGCCGGTCATCCGCAGCAACCGGGGCAAGGACCTCATGGACCAGATTCGCGACGTCATCAACGAGATGCTCGCGGATGAGCAGGAGCGGTGGACGGAGCACGCCGATGAGGCCCGGTCCACCGCGCTGCAAATCAAGTGGGTGCTGTCCGTCTGCACGGTGCTGGGGGTGCTCATCGTCGCGGTGGGCAGCTATCTGGTGACTCGCAGCATCACCGCCCCGCTGCGCCAGCTGGTGGTGGGCGCGGAGCAGCTGGGCCTGGGACATTCCAATCACCGCATCCAACTGAAGAGCCGCGATGAGATGGCGGAGCTGGCGCGCGCCTTCAACGAGATGGCGGAGCGCCGCCAGCAGGCGGAGGCGCACATCGCCAAGCAGTCCGAGCAGCGCGACCACACGCTCAGGACGGTGGCGGAGTTCGTCAATCAGCTCGCGAGCACCAGCGCGGAGATCCTGGCCAGCACAACGGAGCAGGTCGCGGGGGCGCAGGAGCAGGGCAGCGCGGTGACGGAGACGGTGAGCACCATCGAGGAGATCACCAAGACGTCCGAGGAGGCCGCGGGGCGTGCGCGGGACGTCAGCAACTCCGCTCGGCACGCGGAGGAGGTGGGGCGCGCGGGGCGCCGCTCGGTGGAGGAGGCGGTCACGTCCATGAGCGTGCTGCGCGAGCAGGTGGAGTCGATTGCCTCGCGCATCCTCGCGCTGGCGGAGCAGGCGCAGGCCATTGGCGACATCATCACCACGGTCAATGACATCTCCGAGCAGACGCACATGCTCGCGCTCAATGCGTCCATCGAGGCGAGCCGCGCGGGGGAGAACGGCCGAGGCTTCGCGGTGGTCGCCACGGAGGTGAAGGCGCTGGCGGACCAGTCCAAGAAGGCGACGGGACAGGTGCGGCAGATTCTCGGGCAGATACAGAAGGCCACGCATGGCGCGGTGATGACGACGGAGGAGGGAACCAAGAGCGTGGCGTCGACCACGCGCATCGTCTCCGAGGCGGGCGCCACCATCCAGGCGCTGAGCGACCTGCTGGCTCAGGCGTCGCTCACGGCCGCGCAGATCGCGGCGTCCGCGAACCAGCAGGCGACGGGCATCGCGCAAATCCGGCAGGCGATGCATGACGTGAATCAGGCGACGCAGCAGGGGTTGATGTCCGCGCGGCAGACGGAGCGGGCGATGCAGGACATCAACGGCATGGGGCAGAAGCTCAAGAACCTGCTGGATGAGTACGGCCGCTGA
- a CDS encoding ATP-binding protein produces the protein MSETLPPFASAFEALPDPAYVLDAQGRILTCSTSGARAFGRGPESLAGLHWSELGIPAEDIARLEAARALTLARGCCVSEELPWPVDTGLRRHSVVLTPLPEGTVLVTARPLTEAEAVYSRALELEQASRAEVEQAERRRSFLYQAMTTLFTHPPDPHGMYTLLAHLAVPDLADWCLVDALEQGPWVSRVAVACLDPTQRERAGDLPDRIELHDDAPVGLLRVLRTGEPELVPAVTDSLLRAAASEPAHPALLLTLQARSYMIVPLRARGHTLGAVTFVSSGSGRRYGPEDLALAEDLCLRASLAIDNARLVGESRRAARAREDLLAVVSHDLKNPLGVVQLGAALLARGPGSKPGGEVVAKQATRIQDATDRMSRLISDLLDWGRLEAGGLPLDLGEHSMTALLTEATESIRPLAEAKGLHLYMQPPEDDVRVRCDRTRVLQVLGNLMGNAVKFTPSGGDLEVGASVRDGLVCIHVRDTGDGIAEEALPHIFDRYWQARDATSRGTGLGLAIAKGLVEAHGGHIHARSTRGEGSTFAFTLPLVGVSTSPHSTRSRPRLDA, from the coding sequence ATGAGTGAGACCTTGCCCCCCTTCGCATCCGCCTTCGAGGCGCTCCCCGACCCGGCCTATGTGCTCGATGCCCAGGGCCGCATCCTCACGTGCAGCACCTCCGGAGCGCGGGCCTTCGGACGAGGCCCCGAGTCCCTGGCCGGACTCCACTGGAGCGAGCTGGGCATCCCCGCCGAGGACATCGCGAGGCTGGAGGCCGCCCGGGCGCTGACGCTGGCGCGCGGCTGCTGCGTCAGCGAGGAGCTGCCCTGGCCCGTGGACACCGGCCTGCGCCGTCACTCGGTGGTGCTCACCCCGCTGCCGGAGGGCACCGTGCTCGTGACGGCGAGGCCCCTCACGGAGGCGGAGGCGGTGTACTCGCGCGCGCTGGAGCTGGAGCAGGCCTCTCGCGCGGAGGTCGAGCAGGCGGAGCGGCGGCGCTCGTTCCTCTATCAGGCGATGACGACGCTGTTCACCCATCCGCCGGACCCTCACGGCATGTACACGCTGCTGGCGCACCTGGCGGTGCCGGACCTGGCGGACTGGTGCCTGGTGGACGCGCTGGAGCAAGGCCCCTGGGTGTCGCGCGTGGCGGTGGCGTGCCTGGACCCGACGCAGCGAGAGCGCGCGGGCGACCTCCCCGACCGCATCGAGCTGCACGACGACGCCCCCGTGGGGCTGCTGCGCGTGCTGCGCACCGGAGAGCCGGAGCTGGTGCCCGCGGTGACGGACTCGCTCCTGCGCGCGGCGGCGTCAGAGCCCGCGCACCCGGCGCTGCTGCTCACGCTGCAGGCGCGCTCGTACATGATTGTGCCGCTGCGCGCGCGAGGCCACACGCTGGGCGCCGTCACCTTCGTGTCGTCCGGCTCGGGCCGGCGGTATGGCCCCGAGGACCTCGCGTTGGCGGAGGACCTCTGCCTGCGCGCGAGCCTGGCCATCGACAACGCGCGGCTCGTGGGTGAGTCGCGCCGGGCCGCGCGCGCACGCGAGGACCTGCTGGCCGTGGTGTCGCACGACTTGAAGAACCCGCTGGGCGTGGTGCAGCTGGGCGCGGCGCTGCTGGCGCGAGGCCCTGGCTCGAAGCCCGGTGGCGAGGTGGTGGCCAAGCAGGCCACGCGCATCCAGGACGCGACGGACCGCATGTCGCGCCTCATCTCGGACCTGCTGGACTGGGGACGGCTGGAGGCCGGGGGGCTGCCGCTCGACCTGGGAGAGCACTCGATGACGGCGCTCCTCACGGAGGCCACCGAGTCCATCCGCCCGCTGGCCGAGGCCAAGGGCCTGCACCTCTACATGCAGCCGCCCGAGGACGACGTGCGCGTGCGCTGCGACCGGACGCGGGTGCTGCAGGTGCTGGGCAACCTCATGGGCAACGCGGTGAAGTTCACGCCCTCCGGGGGAGACCTGGAGGTGGGCGCGTCCGTGCGCGACGGCCTGGTGTGCATCCACGTGCGGGACACCGGGGACGGCATCGCCGAGGAAGCGCTGCCCCACATCTTCGACCGCTACTGGCAGGCGCGCGACGCGACCAGCCGAGGCACGGGCCTGGGGCTCGCCATCGCCAAGGGGTTGGTGGAGGCGCACGGGGGCCACATCCACGCGCGCAGCACCCGGGGGGAGGGCAGCACGTTCGCGTTCACCCTCCCGCTGGTGGGCGTGTCCACCTCACCGCACTCCACGCGGTCCCGTCCACGTCTGGACGCCTGA